Proteins co-encoded in one Myripristis murdjan chromosome 4, fMyrMur1.1, whole genome shotgun sequence genomic window:
- the org gene encoding oogenesis-related has product MTTEHSSHDVEQEHIENVENKVVKRDSESILYRLSHYWPFRLVVRAYRGVWLMLGFSPKTEKVEICTAVSPPARHSLAGRKRLHWVTRLLLSVMPRRLQRALGYPVSSTIGCSLSPEVRISPTKPCGKGSKRKQDEVDEEDEGEEQPSWVEALSQELADEGSDQDPDYEPTTVETDSDEYRSHNNTESDIEVVGKGVVIEDVKTDVEPIQTK; this is encoded by the exons atgaccaCCGAGCACAGCAGCCACGACGTCGAGCAGGAACACATTGAGAATGTCGAG AATAAGGTTGTGAAGAGAGACAGCGAGTCCATACTGTATCGTCTCTCTCACTACTGGCCATTCAGACTCGTG GTGCGTGCATACCGCGGGGTTTGGTTGATGCTGGGTTTCTCACCCAAAACGGAGAAAGTTGAGATTTGTACCGCGGTTTCCCCCCCGGCCCGCCACAGCCTGGCCGGCCGGAAGCGCCTCCACTGGGTGACCCGCCTGCTGCTGTCCGTCATGCCCCGCCGCCTGCAGAGAGCCCTGGGCTACCCGGTCTCCAGCACCATCGGCTGCTCCCTCTCCCCAG AAGTGCGAATCTCTCCCACCAAACCTTGCGGGAAGGGCAGCAAGAGGAAGCAGGATGAGGTGGATGAAGAGGACGAAGGGGAGGAGCAGCCGTCCTGGGTGGAGGCCCTCAGTCAGGAGCTGGCTGACGAAGGCTCCGATCAGGACCCAGACTACGAG CCTACTACTGTAGAGACTGATAGTGATGAGTACCGCTCGCACAACAACACGGAGAGCGACATCGAGGTCGTGGGGAAGGGTGTGGTGATTGAAGACGTCAAAACG GATGTTGAGCCCATCCAGACAAAATGA